The following proteins come from a genomic window of Populus nigra chromosome 6, ddPopNigr1.1, whole genome shotgun sequence:
- the LOC133697044 gene encoding cell number regulator 13-like isoform X1: MANLAQVAGVHTSGLANMIISSARNATAHKKNCEQLAEHVKIISNLLEKIKSTDLVNLPATKEPLDCLEEALRKALDLVESCKEKSYLYMLAMGWSVVYQFRQVHDEIDRYLRLVPLISLVHEFRMQDIKEGWQAIEEDQRDYTLDEDDVEAQSVILKPDRSKKDANMLEKSLSRRYPDLGFQEALQEEKEKLQIELQRSRTSKEPNQCRVIEHLIEVTENVVNDVPAKKVTKLLVNEPTYVVSGYITNARSSNGVLKPGDKCQSEWQVDLFDCCKEPCLSLKTCIYPCGVFSRIANVVSKGKTSRERAINDLMAYSIFCGCCCYTCCIRKKIRHLFDIEGGSCDDFLTHFMCCCCAMVQEWRELEVRGFEGCPERKMIPPPYQYMMP, from the exons ATGGCAAATCTTGCACAGGTAGCAGGAGTACACACATCAGGCCTGGCAAACATGATCATATCATCAGCAAGAAACGCCACCGCGCACAAGAAAAACTGCGAGCAACTAGCTGAGCACGTGAAGATTATAAGCAACCTGCTAGAGAAGATAAAATCAACGGACCTGGTGAACTTGCCTGCTACAAAAGAGCCATTGGATTGTCTAGAGGAAGCTTTGAGAAAGGCACTTGATTTGGTGGAGAGCTGCAAGGAAAAGAGCTATCTATACATGCTTGCTATGGGATGGAGTGTCGTTTATCAGTTTAGACAAGTTCATGATGAAATTGATAGGTATCTTAGGCTCGTACCCTTGATTTCTCTGGTCCATGAGTTCAGGATGCAg GATATAAAGGAAGGCTGGCAGGCAATTGAAGAGGATCAAAGAGACTATACCCTCGATGAAGACGATGTAGAGGCTCAAAGTGTGATTTTAAAACCTGACCGTTCAAAGAAAGATGCAAACATGTTGGAGAAGTCTCTATCTCGCAGATATCCTGACTTGGGATTCCAGGAGGCTCtccaagaagaaaaggagaaattaCAGATTGAGCTGCAGAGATCAAGAACAAGCAAGGAGCCAAATCAATGCCGAGTAATTGAACATCTAATTGAGGTAACAGAAAATGTCGTCAATGATGTTCCTGCAAAGAAGGTTACGAAACTTCTTGTTAATGAGCCAACTTATGTTGTATCAGG GTACATAACCAATGCAAGATCCAGCAATGGGGTCCTAAAGCCTGGAGATAAGTGCCAGTCTGAATGGCAGGTTGATCTTTTTGATTGTTGCAAGGAGCCATGTTTGA GCTTGAAGACCTGCATTTATCCCTGTGGTGTATTTTCAAGGATAGCCAATGTGGTGTCGAAAGGAAAGACAT CTCGCGAGCGTGCGATTAATGATCTAATGGCGTACTCTATTTTTTGTGGATGTTGCTGTTACACCTGCTGCATCAGGAAAAAAATTCGGCATCTTTTCGACATTGAG GGAGGCTCATGTGATGACTTCTTAACTCATTTCATGTGTTGCTGTTGTGCAATGGTTCAAGAATGGCGAGAGCTTGAAGTCAGAGGCTTTGAAG GTTGCCCGGAGAGAAAGATGATTCCTCCGCCTTACCAGTATATGATGCCTTAA
- the LOC133697044 gene encoding cell number regulator 13-like isoform X2 — translation MIISSARNATAHKKNCEQLAEHVKIISNLLEKIKSTDLVNLPATKEPLDCLEEALRKALDLVESCKEKSYLYMLAMGWSVVYQFRQVHDEIDRYLRLVPLISLVHEFRMQDIKEGWQAIEEDQRDYTLDEDDVEAQSVILKPDRSKKDANMLEKSLSRRYPDLGFQEALQEEKEKLQIELQRSRTSKEPNQCRVIEHLIEVTENVVNDVPAKKVTKLLVNEPTYVVSGYITNARSSNGVLKPGDKCQSEWQVDLFDCCKEPCLSLKTCIYPCGVFSRIANVVSKGKTSRERAINDLMAYSIFCGCCCYTCCIRKKIRHLFDIEGGSCDDFLTHFMCCCCAMVQEWRELEVRGFEGCPERKMIPPPYQYMMP, via the exons ATGATCATATCATCAGCAAGAAACGCCACCGCGCACAAGAAAAACTGCGAGCAACTAGCTGAGCACGTGAAGATTATAAGCAACCTGCTAGAGAAGATAAAATCAACGGACCTGGTGAACTTGCCTGCTACAAAAGAGCCATTGGATTGTCTAGAGGAAGCTTTGAGAAAGGCACTTGATTTGGTGGAGAGCTGCAAGGAAAAGAGCTATCTATACATGCTTGCTATGGGATGGAGTGTCGTTTATCAGTTTAGACAAGTTCATGATGAAATTGATAGGTATCTTAGGCTCGTACCCTTGATTTCTCTGGTCCATGAGTTCAGGATGCAg GATATAAAGGAAGGCTGGCAGGCAATTGAAGAGGATCAAAGAGACTATACCCTCGATGAAGACGATGTAGAGGCTCAAAGTGTGATTTTAAAACCTGACCGTTCAAAGAAAGATGCAAACATGTTGGAGAAGTCTCTATCTCGCAGATATCCTGACTTGGGATTCCAGGAGGCTCtccaagaagaaaaggagaaattaCAGATTGAGCTGCAGAGATCAAGAACAAGCAAGGAGCCAAATCAATGCCGAGTAATTGAACATCTAATTGAGGTAACAGAAAATGTCGTCAATGATGTTCCTGCAAAGAAGGTTACGAAACTTCTTGTTAATGAGCCAACTTATGTTGTATCAGG GTACATAACCAATGCAAGATCCAGCAATGGGGTCCTAAAGCCTGGAGATAAGTGCCAGTCTGAATGGCAGGTTGATCTTTTTGATTGTTGCAAGGAGCCATGTTTGA GCTTGAAGACCTGCATTTATCCCTGTGGTGTATTTTCAAGGATAGCCAATGTGGTGTCGAAAGGAAAGACAT CTCGCGAGCGTGCGATTAATGATCTAATGGCGTACTCTATTTTTTGTGGATGTTGCTGTTACACCTGCTGCATCAGGAAAAAAATTCGGCATCTTTTCGACATTGAG GGAGGCTCATGTGATGACTTCTTAACTCATTTCATGTGTTGCTGTTGTGCAATGGTTCAAGAATGGCGAGAGCTTGAAGTCAGAGGCTTTGAAG GTTGCCCGGAGAGAAAGATGATTCCTCCGCCTTACCAGTATATGATGCCTTAA